CCGAAGCCTCCATCGCTTCGAACACACGTATCTCCCAGATTCGGATACCGGTCTCTCGCGAGTGCTCACCGAGGTCAATCGCATCGCACAGGAGAGCGGTGTCCTTCTCTCTTCGGACATCATGTTCAATCCGATGGAGGAGGCCGAATTTCGAGCGGGAACGGGCACGGCGGCACGGATGGGCGGACGCGGCTTTTATCCCGGACTGCGCCTGTCCTTCACCGTGAGCGGTGAATATGCGAGCATGCGCCGCTTTCTGGCGGCGCTCGAACGCAGTCCGCTTTTGCTGATCGTGGAGTCCTTGGCGTTGAAGAGTGTGGAGGAGCGCGCCACGGCGCGTCCGGCGGCAGCGTCCGGGGGCTCTGTCTCTTTGGAGATCACCATATCCGCCTATTTCCGGCGATCAGGAGGGGAATCGTGAAGAACGTGGACAAGAAGCGACTCGCGATCTTGAGCGCATTGCTTGTGATCTTAGCCGTCGTCTGGCTTCGAGACGTTGGATCCGATCCGGAAGGGACGGCGTTGCATCGGCCGAACCAGA
The genomic region above belongs to Blastocatellia bacterium and contains:
- a CDS encoding type II secretion system protein M, whose amino-acid sequence is MSAATFVFRNGRLWRAKRLGAIEGFLLLGALAAIATVGAFFWSLERHQQRVAELERRFRENQEMIALLRQRVAAAQAGSRTEAPTPEAVRRSLHRFEHTYLPDSDTGLSRVLTEVNRIAQESGVLLSSDIMFNPMEEAEFRAGTGTAARMGGRGFYPGLRLSFTVSGEYASMRRFLAALERSPLLLIVESLALKSVEERATARPAAASGGSVSLEITISAYFRRSGGES